Proteins from a genomic interval of Sporomusaceae bacterium:
- a CDS encoding Gfo/Idh/MocA family oxidoreductase, producing the protein MNRYKAAVVGLGSIGLGYDYDAADDSRVLTHAAGFHFHPGFELAAGVDGSAAARERFTAKYGRPAFATMSAMMASCRPAVVSVAVPTASHREVFEEVVSHGPRAVLAEKPLGGTLRDAAAITALAKDKGTLLLVNYIRRFEPGVLALKAALAAGRCGEIYKGTVWYSKGLANNGSHFIDLLIFLLGPVTAVRLLSPGTEPGPDPEPDFVLSFGAVDVYFLAGREACFSVKEIALMGTGGCVNYENGGARISVRTTVPHPTFAGYTVLAERGTEIATDFYRYQAHVTEALYRTLDGGAPLASTGETALTTLAAVEAVRELCREAR; encoded by the coding sequence ATGAATAGGTACAAGGCGGCGGTCGTGGGCCTGGGCAGCATCGGCCTGGGATACGACTACGACGCCGCCGACGATTCGCGCGTGTTGACCCATGCCGCCGGGTTCCATTTCCACCCCGGCTTCGAACTGGCGGCGGGGGTGGACGGCAGCGCGGCGGCCCGCGAGCGGTTCACGGCCAAGTACGGCCGCCCGGCTTTCGCGACGATGAGCGCGATGATGGCCTCCTGCCGGCCGGCGGTGGTGTCGGTGGCGGTGCCGACCGCCAGCCACCGCGAAGTTTTCGAAGAGGTTGTTTCCCATGGGCCGCGGGCGGTGCTGGCCGAGAAGCCGCTGGGCGGCACGCTGCGGGACGCGGCGGCGATTACGGCGCTGGCGAAGGATAAGGGCACGCTGCTGCTGGTCAATTACATCCGGCGGTTCGAGCCCGGCGTGCTGGCCCTGAAGGCGGCGCTCGCCGCCGGCCGCTGCGGCGAGATATACAAAGGCACGGTGTGGTATTCCAAGGGCCTTGCCAACAACGGATCGCATTTCATCGATCTGCTGATCTTCCTCCTCGGACCGGTGACGGCTGTCAGGCTGCTGAGCCCGGGGACCGAGCCGGGCCCTGACCCGGAGCCGGATTTCGTCCTGTCGTTCGGGGCTGTCGATGTCTATTTCCTGGCCGGCCGCGAGGCGTGTTTCTCGGTGAAGGAGATCGCGCTGATGGGCACCGGCGGGTGCGTCAATTATGAAAATGGCGGCGCGCGGATCAGCGTCCGCACTACCGTCCCCCACCCCACTTTCGCCGGCTATACGGTGCTGGCGGAGCGCGGGACGGAGATCGCGACCGATTTCTACCGCTACCAGGCCCACGTGACCGAAGCCCTCTACCGGACGCTCGACGGCGGCGCGCCGCTCGCCTCGACAGGCGAAACGGCGCTGACGACGCTGGCGGCGGTGGAGGCTGTCAGGGAACTTTGCAGGGAGGCGAGATAA
- a CDS encoding DegT/DnrJ/EryC1/StrS family aminotransferase, whose translation MSDKLALLGGPKTIDGEFKRYNPYGPEEPQAAKAVVESGVLSKFIGAWSEDFYGGVKVKEFEAAWAAYFGVSHAVSVNSATSGLMAALGAIGIEPGDEVIVSPWTMSASATAILVWNAVPVFADIDADTFNLDLASIEKNITPLTKAIVVPDIFGQAADLDAIMAIARKYGLKVVEDAAQAPGAFYRGRYVGTVADIGVFSFNYHKHIHTGEGGMCVTNDAALAERMQLIRNHAEAVAAGKEPDNLANLVGFNFRMGEIEAAIGLEQLKKLKRLAASKSAAGERLTEGLAGLAGLKTPVVQKDCTHVYYVYALTVDEAVLGVPRDRLIEALRAEGVPGLMRGYTNIHLLPIYQRKIAYGAKGFPWVPEIYKGNVSYARGICPVAERLHGSAMIGLQPCLHEYSDEETALVIGAFRKVWRGMEGLR comes from the coding sequence GTGAGCGATAAACTTGCTCTGTTGGGCGGTCCAAAGACGATCGACGGCGAATTCAAGCGCTATAACCCGTACGGACCGGAGGAGCCCCAGGCCGCCAAGGCGGTGGTCGAGAGCGGGGTGTTGTCGAAGTTCATCGGCGCCTGGTCGGAGGATTTTTACGGCGGCGTCAAGGTGAAGGAGTTCGAGGCGGCCTGGGCGGCGTATTTCGGCGTCAGCCACGCCGTGTCCGTCAACTCGGCGACGTCCGGGCTGATGGCAGCCCTGGGGGCGATCGGCATCGAACCGGGCGACGAGGTGATCGTCAGCCCCTGGACGATGTCGGCGTCGGCGACCGCCATCCTCGTCTGGAACGCGGTGCCGGTGTTCGCCGATATCGACGCCGACACCTTCAACCTCGACCTGGCGAGCATTGAAAAGAACATCACGCCGCTGACGAAGGCGATCGTGGTGCCCGATATATTCGGCCAGGCGGCCGACCTGGACGCCATCATGGCGATCGCCCGCAAATACGGGCTCAAGGTGGTCGAGGACGCCGCCCAGGCGCCGGGCGCCTTTTACCGCGGCCGCTACGTCGGCACGGTCGCCGATATCGGCGTGTTCAGCTTCAACTACCACAAGCATATCCACACCGGCGAGGGCGGGATGTGCGTGACGAACGACGCCGCGCTGGCGGAGAGGATGCAGCTCATCCGCAATCACGCCGAGGCGGTGGCCGCCGGCAAGGAGCCCGACAATCTGGCCAACCTGGTGGGCTTCAACTTCCGCATGGGCGAGATCGAGGCCGCCATCGGCCTGGAGCAGCTGAAAAAACTCAAGCGCCTGGCGGCATCCAAGAGCGCGGCCGGCGAACGCCTGACCGAGGGGCTGGCCGGCCTGGCCGGACTGAAGACGCCGGTAGTCCAAAAGGACTGCACTCATGTTTATTACGTATATGCGCTGACGGTCGACGAGGCTGTGCTCGGCGTGCCCCGCGACCGGCTGATCGAGGCTCTCAGAGCCGAAGGGGTGCCGGGGTTGATGCGCGGCTATACCAATATCCACCTCCTCCCCATCTACCAGCGCAAGATCGCTTACGGCGCCAAGGGCTTCCCCTGGGTGCCGGAGATTTATAAGGGGAACGTTTCCTATGCGCGGGGCATATGCCCGGTGGCGGAACGGCTGCACGGGTCGGCGATGATCGGCCTGCAGCCCTGCCTGCACGAGTATTCCGACGAGGAGACGGCCCTGGTTATCGGCGCTTTCCGCAAGGTATGGCGCGGCATGGAGGGACTGAGATGA